One window from the genome of Populus alba chromosome 15, ASM523922v2, whole genome shotgun sequence encodes:
- the LOC118037355 gene encoding WAT1-related protein At3g18200: MISGTSQKEKTHVPLCTHNYISDFRFCDCITSKGQAENKEGGNMADRSVLPQKMKLLLALVALQFCYSGFHIVSRVALNIGVSKVVYPVYRNIIALLLLGPFAYFFEKKERPPLTFSVLVQLFFLALLGITANQGFYLLGLYYASPAFASAMQNSVPAITFVMASALGLEKVNISRRDGLAKVLGTIASIGGASVITLYKGPPLLHQITQQEQGITSEEDMSSNKMQNWTRGCIFLFGHCLSWAGWMVFQAPVLKKYPAKLSVTSFTCLFGLIQFLVIAAFVETDVNHWKIQSGEELFTILYAGIVSSAIVISLQTWCIHKGGPVFVAVFQPMQTILVAIMASLILGDQLYSGGIIGAVLIMLGLYSVLWGKIEEKRVEIQNREEPLARNLLEDKNKDKEEGPCIV; the protein is encoded by the exons ATGATATCGGGCACCagccaaaaggaaaaaacacatGTACCTTTATGTACACATAACTATATAAGCGACTTCAGATTTTGTGATTGTATAACATCCAAAGGCCAAGCAGAAAATAAGGAGGGTGGAAATATGGCAGATAGGAGTGTTCTCCCTCAGAAAATGAAACTTCTTCTGGCCTTAGTTGCTCTACAGTTTTGCTATTCAGGGTTTCATATTGTTTCAAGGGTAGCACTAAACATTGGTGTTAGCAAAGTTGTTTACCCAGTTTACAGGAACATCATTGCATTGCTTTTATTGGGACCTTTCGCTTATTTCTTTGAGAA GAAGGAAAGACCACCTCTTACTTTCTCTGTGCTGGTTCAACTCTTCTTTCTAGCATTATTGGG AATCACTGCAAACCAAGGGTTTTATCTCTTGGGATTGTATTATGCATCTCCAGCTTTTGCTTCAGCAATGCAAAATTCAGTTCCTGCAATCACTTTTGTCATGGCTTCTGCTCTAGG ACTTGAGAAAGTCAACATTTCTAGGAGAGATGGACTAGCAAAAGTTTTAGGAACCATTGCAAGTATAGGGGGTGCGTCTGTCATTACACTCTACAAAGGCCCTCCTCTTCTGCATCAGATAACACAACAAGAACAAGGAATAACATCTGAAGAAGATATGTCttcaaacaaaatgcaaaactGGACACGGGGATGCATATTCCTGTTTGGGCACTGCTTATCATGGGCTGGCTGGATGGTCTTTCAG GCTCCTGTGTTGAAGAAGTATCCGGCAAAGCTCTCTGTCACTTCTTTTACATGCCTTTTCGGATTGATCCAGTTCTTGGTCATTGCAGCATTTGTAGAAACTGACGTCAACCATTGGAAAATCCAATCAGGAGAAGAACTATTCACAATCTTATATGCt GGGATTGTGTCCTCTGCTATAGTCATTTCCCTTCAGACATGGTGCATTCACAAAGGTGGTCCTGTCTTTGTTGCTGTCTTTCAACCAATGCAGACAATTTTGGTTGCTATTATGGCTTCTCTAATACTTGGTGATCAGTTGTACTCTGGAGG GATTATTGGTGCAGTTCTTATCATGCTTGGTCTCTATTCTGTTTTATGGGgaaaaattgaagagaaaagagTGGAAATTCAAAACAGGGAAGAGCCCCTGGCAAGGAACCTTCTTGAAGACAAGAATAAAGACAAGGAAGAGGGGCCTTGTATTGTCTGA
- the LOC118037356 gene encoding glycine-rich domain-containing protein 1 has product MEMEREKEQEFEWLKAQKIEITVDLLAAAKQQLQFLAAVDKNRWLYDGPTLDRAIFRYNACWLPLLAKHLESPISEGPLVVPLDCEWIWHCHRLNPLRYKSDCEELYGKILDYSDVVSSVNGVCKRQTEEIWNRFYPHERYDLDLDFSEAVNEKISTLEKCTNYDLVSAVKRQSPFFYQVSRPHMNNDIFLQGAIARYKGFLHIIKRNWEKSINCFCVPTYDIDLIWHTHQLHPVSYCKDVSQALGRILEHDDMDSDRSKGKKLDVGFFGTTRHWEETFGRRYWKAGAMYRGSDPSPLTTIPFQSNILSKELEKSNQNKKMIELSELKIVEVLLEIVGVKNLPERHKGNLFVMFNKKQPDLFFNVKRKLTILSESGDKHVASFQCEPKGELFFELVSHSPSNLPLTKVCKTMGTTSFSLEDFLNPVSELSVERWVELQPTSGNMSSKPICLRIAVSFSVPIQAPYELHMIRPRAQSKSSCFFPLPGRAQHPKIWTSVVEKTDAEIISLQMRNSAKAKEKERSILKQQVTGVMKTGETCILAEFVGTRWCLMDSQWYLEPKKKSNEDGHLFELIGCQTVKLFQGKKLDFEPEHCEKKRSEQDFMTAVEFSAEYPYGKAVALLDLKSGFVKVKESWLVLPVIISAFILTDILKKEGYNGFTSNRENLEVDSLVEKAKGLHEEPEQISLTAASEGNMELNVDVAKGSIVRSGNCGGGCGGCGSGCGDMVRSGNCGGGCGGCGSGCGDMVRSGNSGGGGCGDPMKSGNSGGCGGCGGCGGCGGGCGNMVRSGN; this is encoded by the exons atggagatggagaggGAGAAAGAACAAGAGTTTGAGTGGCTTAAAGCTCAAAAGATTGAGATAACTGTAGATCTTTTGGCTGCAGCGAAACAGCAACTTCAGTTTCTTGCTGCTGTTGATAAGAATCGCTGGCTTTATGATGGTCCTACCCTTGACAGGGCCATTTTCAG GTACAATGCTTGCTGGCTTCCCTTGCTTGCAAAACATTTGGAGTCGCCAATTTCTGAAGGACCATTGGTGGTGCCTCTTGATTGTGAATGGATTTGGCATTGCCACCGGCTCAATCCA CTACGGTACAAATCTGACTGTGAAGAACTTTATGGAAAGATCCTCGATTACTCTGATGTTGTATCCTCTGTCAATGGAGTTTGTAAAAGGCAAACTGAAGAAATTTGGAATAGATTCTATCCACATGAGCGTTATGACTTGGATTTGGATTTCTCAGAAGCTGTCAATGAAAAAATTTCAACCCTTGAGAAATGTACGAACTATGATTTGGTGTCGGCAGTTAAAAGGCAGAGCCCTTTCTTTTATCAG GTTTCCAGACCCCATATGAACAATGATATTTTCCTTCAAGGAGCTATAGCCAGATATAAAGGGTTTTTGCATATTATCAAGAGGAACTGGGAAAAGTCCATAAATTGCTTTTGTGTTCCAACTTACGACATTGATCTTATCTGGCACACACACCAGTTGCATCCTGTTTCTTACTGTAAAGATGTGAGTCAAGCACTTGGCAGGATACTGGAGCATGATGACATGGACTCTGACAGATCTAAAGGGAAGAAGCTGGATGTTGGATTTTTTGGAACCACCAGGCATTGGGAAGAGACATTTGGCCGAAGGTATTGGAAGGCAGGTGCAATGTATAGAGGCAGTGATCCATCTCCTCTTACAACCATTCCGTTCCAATCAAATATCTTGAGCAAAGagttagaaaaatcaaatcaaaacaagaagatGATTGAACTGTCAGAGCTGAAGATTGTTGAG GTCCTTTTGGAGATTGTGGGAGTCAAAAACTTACCAGAGAGGCACAAGGGAAACCTCTTTGTGATGTTTAATAAAAAGCAACCTGATTTATTCTTTAATGTTAAGCGGAAACTTACTATCCTGTCAGAATCAGGAGACAAACATGTTGCTTCTTTCCAATGTGAACCTAAGGGAGAGCTTTTCTTTGAACTTGTATCACATTCACCTTCCAACTTACCACTAACCAAGGTGTGTAAAACAATGGGCACTACCTCATTCTCCCTGGAAGACTTTCTGAATCCAGTGTCTGAACTTTCTGTGGAAAGATGGGTGGAATTGCAGCCTACTTCTGGAAATATGAGCTCAAAGCCAATCTGCCTCCGAATCGCTGTCTCATTTAGTGTTCCCATCCAAGCACCATATGAACTGCACATGATTCGTCCCCGAGCACAGTCAAAAAGTTCTTGCTTCTTCCCACTTCCTGGAAGGGCACAACATCCTAAGATCTGGACTTCTGTAGTTGAGAAAACTGATGCTGAGATTATCAGCCTACAAATGAG GAACTCAGCAAAGgcaaaggagaaagaaagaagcattcTTAAGCAGCAAGTAACTGGTGTTATGAAGACCGGTGAAACATGTATTCTTGCAGAGTTTGTGGGGACTCGGTGGTGTTTGATGGATTCTCAGTGGTACCTTGAGCCAAAAAAGAAATCCAATGAAGATGGTCATCTCTTTGAGCTCATAGGCTGTCAGACG GTAAAACTTTTCCAGGGAAAAAAGCTCGATTTTGAGCCTGAACATTGCGAGAAGAAGAGAAGTGAACAAGATTTTATGACTGCAGTTGAATTTTCTGCTGAGTATCCATATGGAAAAGCTGTGGCATTGCTTGATTTAAAGTCTGGATTTGTCAAG GTAAAGGAATCATGGTTGGTGTTGCCTGTAATCATATCAGCCTTCATACTTACTGATATTTTGAAGAAGGAAGGATATAATGGCTTCACTTCTAACAGAGAAAATCTGGAGGTAGATAGTTTAGTGGAAAAGGCCAAAGGCCTTCATGAGGAACCTGAGCAAATTAGCCTGACTGCTGCTTCTGAAGGTAACATGGAGCTGAATGTGGATGTGGCTAAAGGAAGCATAGTGAGGAGTGGAAATTGTGGTGGCGGTTGTGGTGGTTGTGGCAGTGGATGCGGGGACATGGTGAGGAGTGGAAACTGTGGTGGCGGTTGTGGCGGTTGTGGTAGTGGATGCGGGGACATGGTGAGGAGTGGAAACTCTGGTGGCGGTGGTTGTGGTGACCCAATGAAGAGTGGAAATAGTGGTGGTtgtgggggttgtggtggatGTGGCGGTTGTGGTGGTGGATGTGGCAACATGGTGAGGAGTGGAAACTGA